GATTGGACACATTTTGCAACAGCCCAGTCTGACCTCACAGATAGCCTTGTGGGTTATTTGATTGGTTAAGGGTGAGGAAAATAGTAGGTTCATTAAAAATCTGTCAGCCTTGAAGTGCATTTGTGCGTGTTGCAGTGGGAAAAAATGATGTGCAATGCTTGTCATACACAGTACTGTATAAAATAACCCTCTCATCTTAACAACCTACTTTCTCATTTGTCTTATTCAGATGGTGTAATAGTTTTTGTAAACTGTGAAATTGCAAAAATGTTGCGCTGCATTGCAAATGTGATGTTTCACAACcctaaattttttttttttcttccttttttcatcaGGCAGCCAGCAAACTGGAGAAACATATCCAAGAAATGGACGACGGCAGCTACATCGAGTTCGATGTGCCGGAGTTCAGTAACACTGTTCTGACCCAGCTCAATGAGCTGCGGCTGCAAGGGAAGCTGTGTGACATCATTGTTCACATTCAGGGCCAGCCATTTCGAGCCCACAAGGCTGTGCTGGCAGCAAGTTCACCCTACTTTCGTGACCACTCAGCTCTCAGCACCATGAGTGGCCTTTCCATTTCGGTCATCAAAAGCCCCGAGGTTTTTGAGCAGCTCCTTTCGTTTTGCTACACAGGTCACATGTCTCTGCAGCTCAAGGATATTATCAGTTTCCTCACTGCTGCCAGCTTTCTGCAGATGCAGGCCATCATCGATAAGTGTACCCAAATCCTGGAGAGCATCCACTCCAAGATTAGCCTCCCGGTTGGTGTCTGTAGTTCAGAGAAGGATGACTCGCAGACCAGCGGTAATGGGGTCAATGACAGCAACCTCTTTGTAAACCCTACCCAGATCTCCCCCCCTTACTACTCCCGGCAGAATCAGTCAGGACACGAAGTGCGCTTTGAGCTGGCAAGTAAAAGTCTCGGCCGTGGGCGACAGCAGCAAGAGGAAGGCCAGTCGGACCGAGGCAGCAGTGATAGTGTGTCAGAGCACGACGCTCCCATGGAGGCAGAGACGGAGCAAGTGGAACTGATCGGCAAAGATGGCCAAGTAACAGATGTGCATGTGAAGATAGAGAAGACCGACAGGCCCACTTACTCAGATAGCTCCTCAGCCGGTGATGATGGCTACCACACAGAGTTGGTAGATGGAGAACAGGTACTGGCTGTCAGCGTGGGTTCCTATGGTCCCGTCATCCAGTCTGCGGCCTATTCTTACTCAGGGCTGTCCTCCCCGTGCTTTGTCAACCTTAGCAACTCCAGTCCCTCCCACTCCATACTCAGTGGCTACAGAGGTGGACGAGCCAGGGCAAAGCGCCCCCTGGCCATCCCGGCAGGAGTGCTGAGTCATATCAAACCAGGCTCAGATGACAGCGAATCAGCTGCGGGAGCCACCGGGTTGGAGAATGATGTGCGAGAGCGTAGCCTGCGGAGCCAGTGGTACCCTTACAATGAGAGACTCATTTGCATCTACTGTGGAAAGACCTTCAACCAGAAGGGGAGCCTGGATCGCCACATGCGCCTGCACATGGGAATCACCCCATTTGTTTGTAAATTCTGCGGCAAGAAGTATACAAGGAAAGACCAGCTGGAGTACCACATCCGTGGCCACACAGACAACAAGCCCTTCCACTGTCAGATCTGTGGCAAATGCTTCCCATTTCAGGGCACCCTTAACCAGCACCTGAGGAAGAAGCACATGGGAGCGTCAGACGGGAGCAATCATATAGACTCTCCAGAGACGACGGAGGGAAGCTCAGGTCCGAAGGACCAGGAGGATACGACCGAGGTGATGGCCTTTGAGGCGCAATATGCAGAAGAGGCACCAGCCAATGATATGGAGGAGAGTTCCAAATGCAGTCCAGAGGAGGCTCAAGCATCAAGATGTGATTATTAGCTCCTGCTTCAGGTTAAGGAAGCTTTAAGAAATGTTTATCTTAACTCAACttaaaggacttttttttcttttctttttttttttgaatcagCTCCCTCTACTATAGACATTTCTTGTGTCAAGGGTTCCTGTCAATTTTGTGAAAGCTAGATGTTGAATGCAGAGAGCAAATGGGTGCTTTATAGAAATTTGATTCTTTCAAGCAAAGGGAGTAACAACTTACTATTTTTGAGGAGGTCCCAATAATCAAGACCCCCTAattgatttctctttttatctttccatgttttttaaaacatatttacagagTTATATAGGCATGTTGCAATAATTGATAATGTGAAAGCTCTGGTAAGATGCTTGTCATATCACCTTTTTACCTGACCTGTTTTGCACATGTGGCCACAGGAGGTCACTTACTCACAAGGAATGATTTTTCTGCCAGTGCAAAGCTTCGTGTGACATATCCGTTCAATACCTCATGATGCAACTACATACTCATAACAGACAGTATTTTAACTTAAATGAAACTCACCAGGTTCTACCTCATAGCCAAGAACCTACTAGGCACAGATGTGTTCATCGTTTGAAATCCGTTTTCGGTTGTGTGTGCATTATCTTATTGCCAAACCCTGTAAAGAATATTCTCTCAACACAAAGCCTTGATACTTAGGGGAAATATTCCTTGCTGATTGTATGGAACAGGGACATAGTCCTTGTCAAATGTTTTATGGTCAGCCAGGATTAAGAAGGTGCTATGTTTGGAGTACATACAATTAGCTAgctttcttgtgttttgtttttggcaaatGCAGACAACAGAGTAAGAAAATGGCCCTGCATATTTTCAAGATATATGATTTAGCcgtcttataaaaaaaaaaaaaaaaaaaaatgtctacatAACACTCAATTTTGTCTCTTATCACTACTGGAGATCTCTCTCTGTTGGCCAAAGTGTGGTTCTAGATACTGTCATTCATGTAATGGGTGAATTACGTCCAACCGTGAAGTCATTTGTATGCCTTTATACTCTGATGGCAGACTTATACTGAATTATTGTATGTGTAAATTGTTCAATCCTGAGGAAGGCTTTTAGGTTAATACTCAGCGTCTGTCGGAGACAGGAGTACTCTTTGTCAACTCAGCACAATAAGGACAGCTCTGTATCTGTCCACATAAATCAATATAGTATACTAGTCTGAATAATATGCAAATAGAAAGAACAAAGGAATCTCAGCCATTCTGACATGGTTTTTTCTTCCATTATTTGAAAGAGCTATTGgtttgtctccttttttccttctgtcCCACCTTTTATGACGGGACTATTGATCTGTGATCTTTGTTCTCTGCATCGGTTGGGGTCAAATGCAGACTTGGAACAAGTTATCCTCATTAGTCGCTCCTACTTCATGATGACGACATAGAGGTGGCAAAGCTAGAGTAAGGCTAATAAGTAAATTATGTTAGAGGTAGCTGGTGATCCAAAGTATTGATGCACTTTGCAGAGTTTAGTGGGGTGCTAATTTCTGTCTTAATACCAATGCAGTAGTGTCAGGGTAGTACTAGCATCACAGCATCTTTCTTCTGAGTGAAAATGTTGTGAACTTTGTATAGACTCTGCAATCACATGAATACTATTGGCTTCAAGTCATGCATATGGGAACGCATTTATCTATACTGTTTGAACCATGGGGATCAGGGACGGGGTGTTGTTAGTATATAGAGACTTGGGTTTAATTCCAATGTGATTTAAAGGAATCTGCTTTCACAGTAAATACATAAGAGGCACTTAAAAGGCCTGAATGGTTATCTTGTAATATTTAGGACATTTAAAGCTCAGCTGGGTGGTACTCTTTATGCTATCCTGCTTTCTTATCTGCCATCCAGCTGTTTAATACCTTGTTTTGAAGAGCACCTGCTATATGCTTGTATTTTGTCCCAACTGGTCCAGGCTGAATTCGTTTCAATGAATtgggttttattattttaaagtttcCATATCATTTTCTACTTTGTGTGCGTTTGGTAGGTGAATATTACGTTTCGTTGCTTATGTCGATTGTCAGGAGTGCAGTCCCCTTTTATCCACTGAATGTGCGGTCATTGTCTTCACTCATTGTCAGGCAAGAAAGCAAACCAAAATGTAGGGAAATTTCGCAAAAATCGGTATAGCTAGCTTGTCTTTATCTTTGTATGTAAGGATTTATCCCACAAACACTTTTGGTCTTCACACCCACAGTCTGTCAACCTGTACAGTACCTTTTCAGATGAATGTTTCctacgttgtttttttttttttgtttctttttctgtcgGCCGCTGATGTTGTGAGCAGATTTGGCAGCTGATCTGACTCACCGAAATCAGTAGCCGACTAATTTGATTATGCCTATGATGATTTTGCCCTTCACctagaaaaagaggagaaaatgcaTCCCTTCTTGTCAGAAATGTTTTGTGAGAAATGGGTACAAACTGCTAAAACAACTTTGTGCCAAGAGTTCACACCAAAGACTAATAGGTGATTTGTAACCGTACATTTTGACTGTATAGCATAATTGAATGCTCATTTGGAAGACTAGGTTCTTAATTTAATGTAGGACTAGTTCAATGATATTTTTAAGGAATGTACGTTTCCCAGCTTTATAACAATCACTTGTGTAAAATTTGAACAATTTGCTAAGAAGACGTTAAGTAGCGAAGtcataaataacataatatattaaGCCATACAAAAGCTGATGATATAAAAGGTGTGTGCAATAGGTATTGTAATGTTTAAAgccaatgtaaacaaaaaaagagaaaatacttcACAAAAAGTGGCATCTTGAACTTAGTGCCTTGCCACAAGctttacattttagattctGGCACTTAGATTCCTGTGCCTCTTTCATTTTGTAATGGATTGAATAGAGAGATTATAATAGAATATGGCCACatcttttattgtaaaatgttacTGAGAATGAATAGAAATTAATTAATGTCATTcttgtccattttttttcttttttcatcatgtgatcttttttttaattattactattattctCACAGAATGGATTTTAAGGTTTAACTGATTTTGTAGCAATTGATTACAATCAAATGAGGCAGACGTGTTCCCCAAAAGCCGTTGCCCCGTGTTCAGAGACTACACTGTATCCCTCGTCTCCAACCACTGAGGACAATCTTAACAATGTACTGTAGTTTAAGGAATTTCAATGTAGGAAGGAGTTGCATGAGAAACACAAATCTacttcctctctgttctctcgGAGCATCTGGCAAGGGAACAGCTGCTTGGGTATTTAGCAGATAAGAAACTTAGTATTtgtggagaaaaacagaagaagctTAGCCCCATATACTGTAGCTGAATTGCACGTTGCTCAATCACAAAATTGTATGAAATTGCCAATGGATAATTCtgtaactttacttttttttgtatttgtgtcatCGATTGTGCacttaaattttttttttttaaatagtaaaaacCAATTCCATCCGGGAAGTCTAGTTTAGTTTATCTCTGTAGTTACCCTGAAGGGATTCAGCTATACCGGCCTCAATCACTTTGGTAGGGACCCTTTCCCCTTAAATGGTGCTTTTAGACTAGTCATCTTCTTTTAAACCAGTCCATATAATCATCATAGGTGAATGGAGGGgaaatgtttaaatgctttTCATGAACTATAGTTACTTATGTGAAACACACCTACACAACCAACTGAACTTGACACACACTCAAATCGACTTTGTCAACTCTTAGTTCCACACTTCTGAGAGGAACAGGAGATGCATTATGGGCCACAAGTAATCAAAAGGAAGTGTTTACAGGGAAGGCTGTCAGACTACTTTTTGAAATTGCAGCTCGTCCTATTCTTTTTATAATAAACTCACTTCAGGTAGTTTACAAACACTGATACAGACTTAGAATAAAATCTTAAGTCTTCCATAGCTTTTCTGTCAGTTTCTGTCCACTGTGTATTATAAGAAAAAGCAATAACCTTTTTAAAGTGGTGTATTGGGATCATCAAGCCTATTGAAATATTGGCCTGTCATATATCAAACAAACTGAATGTCAGGGAGCTGTTGAATGGAAATAGGACCAGGACAATttgatattgatttattttttatatattttctgaaaCTTTGGACAGGTTGACTTTCCtcgtcagagaaaaaaaaagtaaatctaaATGGAAAAAAGCGCTGTTGCTTGCTGGTGTTCTAAACGCTCATCAAAATCCAGTGGTAGTCAGTAAACTGCAACACAAGAACTGAGCGTGTGGTTCAGTCATCAAACTCCGTGGCACTGTTCAGAGTTGCACCTCCAGCTGTGTCAAATAATGAAAGGGATTTTGGGCTGTATAGCCACTGTTTGGGAGAGGGCTATCTGTTGTCATGTTCAGGTTCTGTGGTTTCCTTTGGCTCCGCGGGCACTGAGactgtagttgtagttgttcAGGTCAAGGGGGACGTTTTCAGTCAAGCTATTGTTCCTTTTACAACTCCCTAAACTCTGCACTATAATGTCTCTGGCTCATATGTATTTGGttacaaggcaaaaaaaaaaacttagaacTCAGGGTATATAGTGTTAAAAGTGGTCTCATTGGACACACTGCTTATGTCCATAGTATAATTGTGCACTTCTCTTCAGGTGGGGAAACAATTCCTCAGTCAGTGGTTCCCAAACAATCTGCCTCAAGGTCTCAAGGAGCCCATACTTTGACAGAGCTGAAGCTTGAGGAGCGCTGGAGACCACGAACTGAACCATGACAGCAGAAATGCCCCAACTCCTGTTTTGTCCACTCTACACACAACCTCACAACCCAACTGTGAACCTCAGAACTCTACTGTTTTGTACATCTATGAAGTAAATGAAGCTAGCTAGAGCTGATTTGTTGTATCTATTGccatttatgaatttattttatagcatgaaataaaatatatttattcaaattatatattttactcaTAATCATtctgtgctgctttgttttggttcttAAGCTTgtaaattgcttttttattatataaaaaatgtcaatagaaTAATGCGTTTGTAAAATAAAGACGCTCATTTGGCTCCgatttgtcttttgtgtttctcaaaaatgtatttatttacttatggATTTACATGTGCATGCAAACTCAAATGACCCAAATcaatgcaaaaacagaaaaacagacaaaatctACTGTAGAAGTCAGTCATTCTGTCATAAGTAGTATCGTTTATAATGGGTTGAACAACAAGGAATCCAAAATATGGTCAAATGTGTTTCTGGCAAACTACATGAAAGTCATCTGGGGAATATCTGATGTATGTGCACCTGTGGCCCTCCAGAGGGAGCTAGAGCTTAACAAACACCTTTTAAAGGTCGCTATTCTTTAGTGCCAGGAGCTCTGCAATTTAATGTTAACGAGAATATATCTCAATCAATTGGCCTTTATGACTTAAAACATGCTGGTAAATGTAACTATTActcattacaaaaacaaacagtcttAAATGATAGGTCACTGGTTAGAAAATTAAGTTATACACGTTTTGTTATGATAATAAGTAACCAGATGTCTGAAAATACCTTTTCCGATTGTAAGTACTCTTGAgactttgatatttttgtttagttttttgtttgctaCAAGCAGTGCTTTGGGAAAAAGCCCATTCACAAAAGTCCTAGAAGCTAAGtagtagaattaaaaataataatgtaatgctTAAGTCTCGGACGGTTGGAgataaaagtaatttatcatAAAACAGGCTCCTTTCCCTGCTGGATCTACAGTCAGATTTTCTTCCCAATCCTCagcccatttttttttcttcggtccctactgctttttaaaaaaaaaaaaaaaaaaaaaaaaagccctcttATTCATAAAGTGGCACAGCTGTGCAACAGCCTCCCATAGTGTAACCACTGTCTGTCGGTTTTATAAAAAGCAAGACCATCAGGGAGCCAACTGACTAATAAACCACCAAATGATCCAGCTATGTGCTGCACTGACATTTTCTTGGAATAGTTTCCAACTGCTTTTTCAGACTGCATATTGCAATTTGTCAGTGAGtttattaagaaatatttaaGTGTTTGGACCTAGATATTTGATAAATATATTGTCACCTGCTGATCagtaaacaacataacatactTGGCAACATGTGATGGGAATCAAGCATCACTCTTTGCTGAAAATTGTAATGAACTGAATGAATTGTTTAAATTGCAACATTATAATCCTGAAATAAAAGACTAAATTGCCCTGTTCCGTAGAGTTTTAGAATAAAAAGATCTACAGAATACAAGGCCAGGAAAGCTGAGGTTGCGTGTTTCCACAAGGATCTTTTTAACTGCATTCTATGGTTATGATGTATTGTGGCTTTCTAAAACAAACCTTACCAGTTGGACTGGAGTGAATAAGTGATAGTTTACGCTGTTCCACACATTTGTTAATATGTACTTTATTATGAGGATAGTTTTGTTATTGCAGTTTCACAACCAGGACATGCCTGGTGTCTTAAATGTTGTTGTACTTTGCTCAGTCTGTCTCATGCAGCAATGCAGCAACAAAGTCCTGAAGCTCCAACCTTCTCACACATCTCACAGTTAAGAAAGGGTCATTGATGCCGTAGCAGGCAGATTCTCCTGCCTTATTTTAATGCTGCTGGAGCACTAAAGTTTCTAATTTGATAGTGAcccattaattaattaaatccaAAATGGTAGCTAGATGTTTTTCCATAGAAAACTTTCTCTATAGGATCATTTCGAGTGTCTCCTGAAATAGATGCAgcctttaaatctttttttccataCCAGTATGTTATTTAGCATTAGTTTGATAGGGCTGATGTGGAAGCAATTCCTTCTTCAAATTATGTCTGACGAATTTcatataatatcataataatcacAATTGACCATATCATATGACAATAATTGGCCTGCTTGGCTGTAATGCTGTTTTGTATTTCTCTGCTCCCTGAATGACATAATGCTTCCACATTACAAGGGATTTGGGATTCAGGAGTGCAGTTTatgtggaagaggaggaaaacagGTGGAGGGTTCCCACCTACACAAGATGAAAATACGGTCTTGTGGTTATAGGGTTTGTTTATTCAAGGAAGAATTCCTTCTAGGTAAGGAACCACTGGAAAATGTATCGAAACCCAAAGGAGTGTTAACAGAGAAATGTCGGTAAGGAGAGGAGACGGCTCAGCGAgagtctgtttcctgtttttgtgtcaaGTCGGTATCACCTCTGGCACGCCCCTGTAGGAGGCCTGCGGCAGGTCCTCAGCGGCTCTAAGTATATCAACTCCAGTGGCGGCAGTGAACGTGAACACAGATTATGGCCGATTCTTTCGCTCCACGGTCACAAAAGTACATATTGGACCAATATTTAACTAGCTACATCATTCCCTAACAATCCCCAAAAATGTAGAATAGACATTTTTCAGAGAGACATATAAgttaaggcttgcagaatcagtaatctcttttaaatcacttcttaaaacacatttttatagattggcttttatgtgatgtcgtcgttttattggttcattttcatttggtcttggtattttattttaccattatcacttgattttatttatttcattattttatttgtttatttgattgtcacttgttatttcattttgtttcttatgcactgtcttgctggctggtctgtcaaagcactttgtaaaccttgtttttaaaaggtgctatataaataaagttattattattattatatccgGAGAAGATTAACTTTGCTCGAGGCAACAAACTCTCGCGAGATCTGTAAATTAATGTTCGTGAACGTCCTAGCTAGTTACGCGAAATATGGTTAGCTGTGTATAGATCTAGTgtaagcaaaagaaaacaaggaaatacGTAAAGTGACAATTAAGGGAAGTTGTTGTTTTAGCCTGAGCCGACACCATGATTACGTCTGGAAGCTAACACGACTCCAATCAGAGCAGCGGGGGAAAGTTACACATTAATAATGTCACCATGCCGCCAGAATCGAtatcacacacacctgagacgATACACGGTGATTCTTAGTGAAGCGTTGCAGAGATCGAGGGAAAGATTCTGTTTCGGCAATTAAGTGGAAAGTTAAGGAAAACTAAGTTGCTGAGCGATAGAGCCTCTTACTGTCGTGAAAACTTGTAAGCTTTGAAACTGTCTGAAACCCACTTTCAGAATTGTGGAAGCCTTATTATATTTGTGAAAATGCTAAAAGGGGAGATTTCATTGCATTTCTTTCCAAACCTGACCACATTGGACCGGGTCCATGTCCAAAACCACTTTACTTAGATAAGTCAGCTCAGGAGTAGATAATCCCAGAGGGGTTTGAAAAGTCTTAAGACCATTATtgtacatactataatatgtaaATCATAAAGTCATAGCATTTAATATGTTGAAAACAATCATACTTTAGTGTGTCGAAAATGTCACCAaatagtcatagtttagtatatcataaaaagtcatagtaaagtatgtcgtaaaaaagtcatactattgtatgtcaggaaaaagtcgtagtattgtgtTTCGAAAAAGTCACAGTCATAGTTAAGTATGTTGAGAAAGGCTATAGTTAAtctcatagtatgtcgaaaatttcaccagaaagtcacagtatagtatgacaaaaaatgtcACACAGTACGACAATAAAAGTCATTGtttagtattttaataaaacgtaaaaatgtaatttgcctAAAGGGTCATAAAGAAGtcaaagtaaagtatgttgaaaaaagtcatactttagtgtgtcatgaaaaagtcacagtattaAATGTCGAAAGAcagcattaaaaagtcatagtatagtttggcaaaaaaaatcatgctaTAGTTGTCGAAAACTTCACCGAAAACTCATTGTAGTCAGTAAaatggtcatagtatagtattttgaaaaaagccctaaaaagtcatagaaatatcaaaaatgtcaCACCGTATGACAATAAAAGTCATTGTTTAGTATTTTCATAAaacgtaaaaaagtcatagtattttatgCCCAAAGggtcataaagaagtcatagtaaagtatcacgtaaaaagtcatacttgAGTccgtcatgaaaaagtcatagtttaatgtcataaaaagccatagtataatacgtcataaaaagtcatagtatagcatgtcgaatatttcaccaaaaagtcatggtatagtatgttgaaaaaaatcatactatagtatgtcatgaaaaatggtagaataaaataaaatggtagAATAGTACACTAAAAGTCAtttagtatttcataaaaagtcacaaaaaagtcatagaatagtcagtaaaatggtcatagtatagtattttataccttagtttgttgcacttattgtattcgtattagtttgtttctgcactgtacttttgctctggtttatgctcttagatgattgtttaagaaaggagatgcacttatggcttctggtgactagtagttctcttgaatacctatgttgaatacacttattgtaagtcgctttggataaaagcgtctgctaaatgactaatgtattttgaaaaaaagtccttgtacagtatgttgaaactattcattaaaagtcatgtccaaaaactaattaaaataccatagtatattatgttgatgAATGTCATACTATATAAATTCATAAAGACATGGTATAATAAGTCgaagaaattcataaaaagtcgtagtatgacaaaataagtcataaaaatgtcagagaACAATTTGACGAAAATGTCACCAGTCTTAGTATAGTACAAAGTCATGAAAGGTCACACTAT
This sequence is a window from Anoplopoma fimbria isolate UVic2021 breed Golden Eagle Sablefish chromosome 13, Afim_UVic_2022, whole genome shotgun sequence. Protein-coding genes within it:
- the zbtb34 gene encoding zinc finger and BTB domain-containing protein 34, translating into MLPCKTAASKLEKHIQEMDDGSYIEFDVPEFSNTVLTQLNELRLQGKLCDIIVHIQGQPFRAHKAVLAASSPYFRDHSALSTMSGLSISVIKSPEVFEQLLSFCYTGHMSLQLKDIISFLTAASFLQMQAIIDKCTQILESIHSKISLPVGVCSSEKDDSQTSGNGVNDSNLFVNPTQISPPYYSRQNQSGHEVRFELASKSLGRGRQQQEEGQSDRGSSDSVSEHDAPMEAETEQVELIGKDGQVTDVHVKIEKTDRPTYSDSSSAGDDGYHTELVDGEQVLAVSVGSYGPVIQSAAYSYSGLSSPCFVNLSNSSPSHSILSGYRGGRARAKRPLAIPAGVLSHIKPGSDDSESAAGATGLENDVRERSLRSQWYPYNERLICIYCGKTFNQKGSLDRHMRLHMGITPFVCKFCGKKYTRKDQLEYHIRGHTDNKPFHCQICGKCFPFQGTLNQHLRKKHMGASDGSNHIDSPETTEGSSGPKDQEDTTEVMAFEAQYAEEAPANDMEESSKCSPEEAQASRCDY